In bacterium 336/3, the following proteins share a genomic window:
- a CDS encoding GTP-binding protein Der — protein MSNIVAIVGRPNVGKSTLFNRLTESKDAITDDQAGVTRDRHYGLAEWLGKNFTVIDTGGYVVGSDDLFEDAIRKQVTIAIEEANVILFVVDTMEGLHPLDKEFAKILRRSKKPVYVVANKAETFDRNNQAHEFYELGLDNIFPIAAESGSGTGDLLDAVITHFEEDAPENPFEGLPRFAILGRPNVGKSSFLNALVGENRSIVTDVAGTTRDSIDTHYNLFEKEFILTDTAGLRKKTKVRDSIEFYSVMRSLRSLEQCDVCIMLIDATQGLESQDVNILRLAEKSKKGMILMVNKWDLVQKDTKTAKLFEDAIRKKLAPMDYIPIIFTSVLEKKRIFQAVERAVEVYENRKKRISTSQLNEVMLEVIEKYPPPFIKGKYVKIKYVTQLPTHTPTFAFFCNLPQYVQEAYQRYLENQLRKHFDFEGVPLQLFFRKK, from the coding sequence ATGTCGAATATTGTAGCCATTGTTGGACGCCCAAACGTAGGGAAATCCACACTTTTTAACAGACTGACTGAATCCAAAGATGCTATTACTGATGACCAAGCAGGTGTAACTCGTGATAGACACTATGGACTCGCAGAATGGCTCGGTAAAAATTTTACAGTAATAGATACAGGCGGATATGTAGTCGGCTCTGATGATTTATTTGAAGATGCCATCAGAAAACAAGTAACCATTGCCATTGAAGAAGCAAATGTAATTCTATTTGTAGTAGATACTATGGAGGGTTTACACCCTTTGGATAAAGAATTTGCTAAAATTCTACGCCGTTCTAAAAAACCTGTATATGTAGTTGCCAACAAAGCTGAAACTTTTGATAGAAATAATCAAGCTCACGAGTTTTATGAGTTAGGATTAGATAATATTTTTCCGATTGCTGCTGAAAGTGGCAGTGGTACAGGGGATTTATTGGATGCCGTCATTACTCACTTTGAAGAAGATGCTCCTGAAAATCCGTTTGAAGGTTTGCCTCGTTTTGCTATACTTGGACGCCCCAATGTTGGTAAATCTTCGTTCTTAAATGCTTTAGTTGGTGAAAATAGAAGTATCGTAACAGATGTTGCAGGCACTACTCGTGACTCCATAGACACACATTACAACCTTTTTGAAAAAGAGTTTATTCTTACAGATACAGCTGGCTTACGCAAAAAGACAAAAGTAAGGGATAGCATTGAGTTTTATTCTGTGATGCGTTCTTTGAGAAGTCTTGAACAGTGTGATGTGTGTATCATGCTTATTGATGCTACACAAGGACTTGAGTCTCAGGATGTAAACATTTTAAGACTTGCCGAAAAATCTAAAAAAGGAATGATTTTGATGGTAAATAAATGGGATTTAGTTCAGAAAGATACCAAAACAGCCAAATTATTTGAGGATGCTATTCGTAAGAAATTAGCTCCTATGGACTATATTCCTATTATTTTTACGTCTGTATTAGAGAAAAAGCGAATTTTCCAAGCTGTAGAAAGAGCTGTAGAAGTATATGAAAATCGTAAAAAACGTATTTCTACTTCGCAACTCAACGAAGTTATGTTGGAAGTGATTGAAAAATATCCACCACCATTTATCAAAGGCAAATATGTGAAAATAAAATATGTAACTCAATTACCTACACATACACCTACTTTTGCATTTTTTTGTAATTTACCTCAGTATGTACAAGAGGCTTATCAAAGATATTTAGAAAACCAACTTCGTAAACACTTTGATTTTGAAGGTGTTCCTTTGCAGTTGTTTTTTAGAAAGAAATAA
- a CDS encoding phosphoribosylformylglycinamidine synthase codes for MKFGVIVFPGSNCDEDMVYTLKDLMGQKVVKLWHKQTSLDGCDFIVLPGGFSYGDYLRTGAVARFSPIMNEVVRHAEKGGYVMGICNGFQILAEAGLVDGVLLRNTNQKYVCKNIYLRPQTKDSIITKDLSPKKAYKIPIAHGEGRYYAPKDVIKRINDNGQVLFRYCDENGNISDESNPNGSLENIAGICNATKNVFGMMPHPERAANTLLGNTDGRAFFESVLAHI; via the coding sequence ATGAAATTTGGTGTAATTGTATTCCCTGGTTCTAATTGTGATGAAGACATGGTTTATACCCTCAAAGACCTCATGGGGCAAAAAGTGGTAAAACTATGGCATAAACAGACTTCTTTAGATGGTTGCGATTTTATAGTATTACCTGGTGGTTTTTCATATGGTGATTACCTACGTACAGGTGCTGTAGCTCGTTTCTCACCTATTATGAATGAAGTGGTACGTCATGCTGAAAAAGGAGGATACGTCATGGGTATTTGCAATGGTTTTCAGATTTTAGCAGAAGCTGGTTTAGTGGATGGCGTTTTGTTACGCAATACAAATCAGAAATATGTTTGTAAAAATATTTACTTAAGACCACAAACAAAAGATTCAATTATTACCAAAGATTTATCTCCTAAAAAAGCTTATAAAATCCCTATTGCTCATGGAGAAGGCAGATATTATGCACCTAAAGATGTAATTAAACGCATCAATGATAATGGGCAAGTATTATTCCGTTATTGTGATGAGAACGGTAATATTTCTGATGAATCCAACCCCAATGGTTCTTTAGAAAACATTGCTGGTATTTGTAATGCAACAAAAAACGTTTTTGGAATGATGCCTCACCCTGAAAGAGCAGCCAATACTCTTTTAGGAAATACAGATGGAAGAGCATTTTTTGAATCTGTTTTAGCTCATATTTAA
- a CDS encoding signal peptidase, giving the protein MKYLKYVGIAILVLLLDQGSKMWVYNNMHLGEEFPFLGISWLKIHYTLNEGMAFGIKLPAPYGKIILSLFRLVAVTAIGFYLRGLITKQAHWGLLVSLTFIMAGALGNVIDGTFYGVFLKNNVIVDSPTPWFHGKVIDMIFTDFWQGILPNWIPIWGGEYFAFPIFNIADSSIFVGVVLILLFQRRFFAHEQTEDIEIQKTEESVSSQKNI; this is encoded by the coding sequence ATGAAATACTTAAAATATGTAGGCATAGCCATTTTGGTTTTGTTATTAGACCAAGGCTCTAAAATGTGGGTGTATAACAATATGCACTTAGGTGAAGAATTCCCATTTTTGGGAATTTCATGGCTCAAAATCCATTATACCCTTAACGAAGGAATGGCATTTGGAATCAAACTACCTGCCCCTTATGGAAAGATAATACTCTCTCTATTTAGACTTGTTGCTGTTACAGCTATTGGATTCTATTTGCGAGGGCTTATTACAAAACAGGCTCATTGGGGTTTGCTGGTAAGTCTTACTTTCATTATGGCAGGAGCTTTAGGAAATGTAATAGATGGTACATTTTATGGTGTTTTCCTGAAAAACAATGTGATAGTGGATTCTCCAACACCTTGGTTTCATGGAAAAGTAATAGATATGATTTTCACTGACTTCTGGCAAGGTATTTTACCCAATTGGATACCTATTTGGGGAGGGGAATATTTTGCTTTTCCCATCTTTAATATAGCAGACTCGTCTATATTTGTTGGAGTTGTGCTTATTCTACTTTTCCAAAGAAGATTTTTTGCACATGAGCAAACTGAAGATATAGAAATTCAAAAGACAGAGGAATCTGTGAGTAGTCAGAAAAATATATAA
- a CDS encoding flavin reductase produces the protein MIKTISPKDVSVAEFHSYFLSAVAPRPIAFASTIDKDGHINLSPFSFFNAFGANPPILIFSPARRVRDNTTKHTLENVKEVGEVVINIVNYAMVEQTSLASTEYDKGINEFVKAGFTQMPSTLVKPPRVGESPVAFECKVLQIIETGTGGGAGNLIICEVVLAHIKEEILDEKGKINTKKIDLVGRMGGEWYCRANGDALFEIPKPLLTKGIGIDQLPSFIKNSSVLTGNNLGRLANVEQLPSEEEIKNFEDVEVKKLLGTHSNVELQNALHQYAQKLLEQGKIQEAWLTLMQQKN, from the coding sequence ATGATAAAAACAATTTCTCCAAAAGATGTTAGTGTTGCTGAATTCCATAGTTATTTTCTTTCAGCAGTTGCTCCTCGCCCTATTGCATTTGCAAGCACGATAGATAAAGATGGTCATATCAATTTAAGCCCTTTTAGCTTTTTTAATGCTTTTGGGGCAAACCCACCCATTCTTATTTTCTCCCCTGCCAGAAGAGTTCGAGATAATACAACGAAACATACCCTTGAAAATGTGAAAGAAGTAGGTGAGGTGGTTATTAATATTGTCAATTATGCAATGGTAGAACAAACTTCTCTTGCAAGTACTGAATATGATAAAGGGATAAACGAGTTTGTAAAAGCTGGTTTTACACAAATGCCTTCTACATTGGTAAAGCCTCCTCGTGTGGGCGAATCGCCTGTGGCATTTGAATGTAAAGTTTTGCAAATTATAGAAACAGGTACAGGTGGTGGAGCAGGGAATTTAATTATTTGTGAAGTAGTTTTGGCTCACATCAAAGAGGAAATTTTAGATGAAAAAGGTAAAATAAACACCAAAAAAATTGATTTGGTGGGCAGAATGGGTGGAGAATGGTACTGTAGAGCTAATGGGGATGCTCTTTTCGAAATTCCCAAACCCTTACTTACAAAAGGAATAGGCATAGACCAACTTCCTTCTTTCATCAAAAATAGTTCTGTGCTTACAGGAAATAATTTGGGTAGACTTGCCAATGTAGAACAATTACCTTCAGAAGAAGAAATTAAAAATTTTGAAGATGTAGAGGTAAAAAAACTTTTAGGTACACATTCAAATGTAGAACTGCAAAATGCTTTACACCAATATGCTCAAAAGTTATTGGAACAAGGTAAAATCCAAGAAGCATGGCTCACTTTAATGCAACAAAAGAACTAA
- a CDS encoding transposase — MKPQCPKCNSLKIIKSGVIAERQRYKCKDCSYFFTVQKPGKQIDNYYVVKALQLYLEGISYREIERILGISHVSVMNWVRKYKIHPPENYDYHPTYKIFNHQELAEFMQNSSNLKGTGMIITEIGDKFMLIKWERFKK, encoded by the coding sequence ATGAAGCCTCAATGCCCAAAATGTAATTCCTTGAAAATTATTAAGAGTGGAGTAATTGCTGAAAGGCAAAGGTATAAATGTAAAGACTGCTCTTATTTTTTTACAGTACAAAAACCAGGCAAACAAATAGATAACTATTATGTGGTGAAGGCTTTACAGTTGTATCTAGAAGGTATAAGCTACCGTGAAATAGAACGAATTTTAGGAATTAGCCATGTTTCAGTAATGAATTGGGTACGAAAGTACAAAATTCATCCACCTGAAAACTACGATTACCATCCCACTTATAAAATTTTTAATCATCAGGAACTGGCAGAATTTATGCAGAATAGCTCAAATTTGAAAGGAACAGGTATGATTATTACTGAAATAGGGGATAAATTCATGCTCATTAAATGGGAAAGGTTTAAAAAGTAA
- a CDS encoding carbamoyl phosphate synthase large subunit gives MPKKPAIKSVLIIGSGPIVIGQACEFDYSGSQAARSLREEGIEVVLINSNPATIMTDPVTADHVYLLPLERKSIEYILQRHKIDAVLPTMGGQTALNLAIKCHKAGIWEKYGVQMIGVDVDAIETTEDREKFRLRMIELNAGVCKGETATSFLRGKEIAQAIGFPLVIRPSFTLGGTGGGFVNDEKDFDEALRKGLQASPTHEVLVEQSIFGWKEFELELLRDSVGNVIIICSIENFDPMGIHTGDSITVAPAMTLSDTTYQKMRDLAIKVMNGIGNFAGGCNIQFSVNPKDEDDIIVIEVNPRVSRSSALASKATGYPIAKIASKLAIGYNLDELKNQITKTTSAYFEPALDYVIVKIPRWNFDKFRGADDKLGLQMKSVGEVMGIGRNFQEALQKACQSLEIKRNGLGADGKEITDQQFILKSLENPSGNRLFHIYDAFKMGISFKTIQKLTQIDAWFLHQIEEIVLLEREIQKYNITDLSKELLLEAKQKGYADRQIAHLVRCLESEVYKKRQELGIQRVYNMVDTCAAEFEAVTPYYYSSFSKESSLPNEPKTTSTKKKIVVLGSGPNRIGQGIEFDYSCVHGILAAKECGYETIMINCNPETVSTDFDTADTLYFEPVFWEHIYDIIQKEQPEGIIVQLGGQTALKLAEKLSRYGIKIIGTSYESLDIAEDRGKFSNLLKDLGIPYPNFGVVTNADEAVLLSKELGFPLLVRPSYVLGGQSMKIVINEKELEEHVVKILHDIPDNQILLDHFLEGAIEAEADAICDGEEAYVIGIMEHIEPAGIHSGDSNAMLPPFSLSPMIVEQIEMITKKIALALNTVGLINVQYAVKNNIVYVIEANPRASRTVPFICKAYKEPYVNYAVKVMLGEKKIKDFTFTPQRSGYAIKLPVFSFDKFPNVNKELGPEMKSTGEAILFVENLQDETFQKLYEERNLYLSR, from the coding sequence ATGCCTAAAAAACCTGCTATCAAATCTGTTCTGATTATTGGCTCTGGTCCTATTGTTATTGGGCAAGCCTGCGAATTTGATTACTCTGGCTCACAAGCAGCTCGGTCATTACGAGAAGAGGGAATCGAAGTAGTACTGATTAACTCAAATCCAGCTACTATCATGACTGACCCCGTTACCGCTGACCATGTATATTTGTTGCCATTAGAGCGAAAGTCCATTGAATACATTTTACAACGCCATAAAATTGATGCCGTTTTGCCTACTATGGGAGGTCAGACGGCATTAAATTTAGCTATCAAATGCCATAAAGCAGGCATTTGGGAAAAATATGGTGTTCAAATGATAGGTGTGGATGTAGATGCTATTGAAACTACCGAAGACAGAGAAAAATTTAGATTGAGAATGATTGAGCTTAATGCTGGAGTTTGTAAAGGAGAAACAGCTACATCATTTTTAAGAGGAAAAGAAATAGCCCAAGCAATAGGATTTCCACTTGTTATCAGACCATCTTTTACACTTGGTGGTACAGGTGGTGGGTTTGTAAATGACGAAAAAGATTTTGATGAAGCTTTAAGAAAAGGTTTACAAGCTTCACCAACACACGAAGTACTGGTAGAACAATCTATTTTTGGCTGGAAAGAGTTTGAATTAGAATTGCTTAGAGATAGTGTAGGGAATGTGATTATTATATGCTCTATTGAGAATTTTGACCCAATGGGTATTCATACTGGAGATAGCATTACAGTTGCTCCAGCCATGACACTTTCTGATACCACATACCAAAAAATGCGTGATTTAGCAATCAAAGTGATGAATGGTATTGGGAATTTTGCAGGAGGATGTAATATTCAATTTTCCGTAAATCCTAAAGATGAAGATGATATTATTGTGATAGAGGTGAACCCTCGTGTATCACGTTCTTCTGCATTAGCAAGCAAAGCAACTGGTTATCCTATTGCAAAAATAGCTTCAAAATTAGCAATAGGTTATAATTTGGATGAGCTCAAAAATCAAATTACAAAAACTACTTCTGCTTATTTTGAACCAGCCTTAGATTATGTAATTGTGAAAATTCCTCGTTGGAACTTTGATAAATTCAGAGGTGCTGATGATAAACTTGGTTTGCAGATGAAATCTGTGGGTGAAGTAATGGGTATTGGTCGTAATTTCCAAGAAGCTCTACAAAAAGCATGTCAGAGTTTAGAAATTAAGAGAAATGGTTTAGGTGCTGATGGTAAAGAAATTACAGATCAACAATTTATTCTGAAAAGTTTAGAAAACCCATCAGGGAATCGTCTTTTTCATATTTATGACGCTTTTAAAATGGGTATTTCTTTTAAAACTATTCAAAAACTTACCCAAATAGATGCTTGGTTTTTACACCAAATTGAAGAAATAGTATTACTTGAAAGAGAAATTCAAAAATACAATATTACTGATTTATCAAAAGAACTACTTCTTGAAGCGAAACAAAAAGGTTATGCAGATAGGCAAATAGCTCATTTGGTTCGTTGTTTGGAGAGTGAAGTCTATAAAAAGCGTCAAGAACTTGGTATACAAAGAGTCTATAATATGGTAGATACTTGTGCTGCTGAATTTGAGGCTGTTACACCTTATTATTATTCATCTTTCTCTAAAGAGAGTTCTTTACCAAACGAGCCAAAAACTACTTCAACCAAGAAGAAAATAGTAGTTTTGGGTTCTGGTCCAAACCGTATTGGACAAGGTATAGAGTTTGACTATTCTTGTGTACATGGAATTTTGGCAGCAAAAGAATGTGGTTATGAAACAATCATGATTAATTGTAACCCAGAAACAGTTTCCACTGATTTTGATACAGCAGATACTTTATATTTTGAGCCTGTTTTTTGGGAACATATCTACGATATTATTCAAAAGGAACAACCTGAAGGCATTATTGTACAACTTGGAGGACAAACAGCTCTTAAATTGGCAGAGAAACTTAGTCGTTATGGAATAAAGATTATTGGTACAAGTTATGAGTCTTTGGATATAGCAGAGGATAGAGGAAAATTCTCTAATCTATTAAAAGATTTAGGAATTCCATATCCTAACTTTGGAGTAGTAACCAATGCAGATGAAGCAGTGCTACTTTCTAAAGAGTTAGGTTTTCCTCTTTTGGTACGCCCTAGCTATGTATTAGGTGGACAAAGCATGAAAATTGTTATTAATGAAAAAGAATTGGAAGAGCATGTTGTGAAAATTTTACATGACATCCCTGATAATCAAATACTACTTGATCATTTCTTAGAAGGAGCTATTGAAGCAGAAGCTGATGCTATTTGTGATGGAGAAGAAGCTTATGTCATAGGTATTATGGAGCATATTGAGCCTGCTGGCATCCATTCTGGTGATAGCAACGCAATGCTTCCACCATTCTCTCTTTCACCTATGATTGTGGAACAAATTGAAATGATTACTAAGAAAATTGCTTTGGCTCTCAATACTGTAGGTTTGATAAATGTTCAATATGCTGTAAAAAATAATATAGTTTATGTAATTGAAGCGAACCCAAGAGCCAGCCGAACAGTACCGTTTATTTGTAAGGCATACAAAGAGCCTTATGTGAATTATGCTGTAAAGGTAATGCTTGGTGAAAAGAAAATTAAAGACTTTACTTTTACACCTCAACGTTCTGGTTATGCAATTAAATTGCCTGTGTTCTCTTTTGATAAATTCCCAAATGTAAACAAGGAGTTAGGACCCGAAATGAAATCGACTGGGGAAGCTATTTTGTTTGTGGAAAACTTACAAGACGAAACATTCCAAAAATTATATGAAGAAAGGAATTTGTATTTGAGTAGATAA
- a CDS encoding GNAT family acetyltransferase: MIQPINAYTGDFCISTDKSKLDLQAVHHFLSKESYWSQNIPFETVKTASENSLTFGVYHHNQQIGYARIVSDYATVAYLGDVYILPEFRGQGLSKWLMATIMNHPNLQGLRRWILLTADAHGLYKQYGWTEITKPDRWMELHNPDVYKIY; encoded by the coding sequence ATGATACAACCTATAAATGCCTATACAGGAGACTTTTGCATTTCAACAGATAAATCTAAATTAGATTTACAAGCTGTGCATCATTTTTTATCAAAAGAATCTTATTGGAGTCAGAATATACCTTTTGAGACTGTGAAAACAGCCTCCGAAAATTCTCTAACATTTGGAGTTTACCACCATAACCAACAAATTGGTTATGCCAGAATTGTTTCTGATTATGCTACTGTTGCGTATTTAGGAGATGTATATATTTTGCCTGAGTTTAGAGGGCAAGGTCTCTCCAAATGGCTGATGGCAACGATTATGAACCATCCAAATTTACAGGGATTACGCCGATGGATTCTGCTTACAGCAGATGCTCATGGGTTGTATAAACAATATGGCTGGACTGAAATTACCAAACCCGATAGATGGATGGAGTTACACAATCCAGATGTTTATAAAATATATTAG
- a CDS encoding polyketide cyclase, whose protein sequence is MDGIKFTEKILIRCKQETAFDFTQDYNNRLRWDTFLKKAELMDAVEADKGVKAYCVAKNGLGMITEYVSFNRPKVTAIKMTQGPFMFKSFLGSWNFKEIEDNTTEVTFLYSFILRFPFSLLTGFIKKNLQNNVKQRLRDLKNNLER, encoded by the coding sequence ATGGATGGTATTAAATTTACTGAGAAAATACTGATTCGTTGTAAGCAAGAAACAGCCTTCGATTTTACACAAGATTATAACAATCGTCTTCGTTGGGATACTTTTCTAAAGAAAGCCGAACTGATGGATGCAGTAGAAGCAGATAAAGGTGTAAAAGCCTATTGTGTTGCTAAAAATGGCTTAGGAATGATTACTGAATATGTTTCGTTCAATAGACCCAAAGTAACAGCCATCAAAATGACTCAAGGACCTTTTATGTTCAAAAGTTTTTTAGGTTCTTGGAATTTTAAAGAAATAGAAGACAATACAACAGAAGTAACATTTTTATATTCTTTTATACTTCGGTTTCCTTTTAGTCTGCTCACAGGTTTTATCAAAAAAAATCTTCAAAATAATGTAAAGCAACGTTTGAGAGATTTAAAAAATAATTTAGAGAGGTAA
- the glyA gene encoding serine hydroxymethyltransferase (catalyzes the reaction of glycine with 5,10-methylenetetrahydrofolate to form L-serine and tetrahydrofolate), protein MNSTASHSHKDSTIFNLIEKEHKRQLHGIELIASENFVSEQTMHAMGTVLTNKYAEGLPNKRYYGGCEVVDEIEQIAIDRAKELFGATWANVQPHSGAQANAAVMLAVLQAGDKILGFDLSHGGHLTHGSPVNFSGKLYQPSFYGVEKETGLINWDKVEETALKERPKLIICGASAYSRDWDYARLRAIADKVGALLLADISHPAGLIAKKLLNDPLEHCHIITTTTHKTLRGPRGGLIMLRNDFENPFGVKNPKGNLRLMSELLDSAVFPGTQGGPLEHVIAAKAVAFGEALSPSFGEYAQQVCKNAQIMANEFVKKGYQIISGGTDNHLMLIDLRSKGLTGKLAQETLIKADITINKNAVPFDDKSPFVTSGMRIGTAAITTRGMKEQEMSLIVEFIDEVLQNHDNDTKLVQIRGKVNELMQKYPLFAY, encoded by the coding sequence ATGAACTCCACTGCTTCTCACTCTCATAAAGACAGCACAATTTTTAATCTTATTGAAAAAGAACATAAACGACAATTGCATGGTATTGAGCTAATTGCATCAGAAAACTTTGTTTCAGAACAAACCATGCATGCAATGGGTACTGTACTTACCAACAAGTATGCTGAAGGTCTACCCAACAAACGTTATTATGGAGGTTGTGAAGTTGTAGATGAAATTGAACAAATAGCTATTGACAGAGCCAAAGAACTCTTTGGAGCTACTTGGGCAAACGTACAGCCTCACTCTGGTGCTCAGGCGAATGCTGCTGTAATGCTTGCAGTATTACAAGCTGGGGATAAAATTTTAGGGTTCGATCTTTCTCATGGCGGACACCTAACACATGGTTCTCCTGTAAACTTCTCTGGAAAACTGTATCAACCAAGCTTTTATGGCGTAGAAAAAGAAACAGGATTGATTAATTGGGATAAAGTAGAAGAAACGGCTCTCAAAGAACGCCCTAAACTCATTATTTGTGGGGCTTCTGCATATTCGAGAGATTGGGACTATGCTCGCCTGAGAGCTATTGCAGATAAAGTTGGTGCTTTATTATTGGCTGATATTTCTCATCCTGCTGGCTTAATTGCCAAAAAGTTATTGAACGATCCTCTTGAACATTGCCATATTATTACAACTACCACTCACAAAACTCTTCGTGGACCTCGTGGTGGCTTGATTATGCTTCGTAATGATTTTGAAAACCCTTTTGGAGTGAAAAACCCTAAAGGTAATTTGAGATTAATGTCTGAATTATTGGATTCTGCTGTGTTCCCTGGTACACAAGGAGGTCCTTTGGAGCATGTAATTGCTGCAAAAGCTGTTGCTTTTGGTGAGGCTCTTAGCCCTTCATTTGGCGAATATGCTCAACAAGTTTGTAAAAATGCCCAAATCATGGCAAATGAGTTTGTAAAGAAAGGTTATCAAATTATTTCTGGTGGAACAGATAACCACTTGATGCTCATAGATTTACGTTCTAAAGGTTTGACAGGCAAATTGGCTCAGGAAACATTGATTAAAGCTGATATTACCATCAATAAAAATGCTGTTCCTTTTGATGACAAATCTCCATTTGTTACTTCTGGTATGCGTATTGGTACAGCTGCTATTACTACAAGAGGTATGAAAGAACAAGAAATGTCGTTGATTGTAGAATTCATTGACGAAGTTTTACAAAACCATGATAACGATACCAAACTAGTTCAAATTCGTGGAAAAGTAAATGAATTGATGCAAAAATATCCATTGTTTGCATATTAA
- a CDS encoding 30S ribosomal protein S20, translating into MANHKSALKRIRANEAKRLRNRFYLKTTRTFEKKLRKTTNKTEATELLSKVSAMLDKLAKKNIIHRNKASNHKSKLAKFVNALA; encoded by the coding sequence ATGGCAAATCATAAGTCTGCATTAAAAAGAATCAGAGCTAACGAGGCAAAAAGACTGAGAAATCGCTTTTACTTAAAGACAACTCGTACTTTTGAAAAGAAACTTCGTAAAACCACTAACAAAACTGAAGCAACAGAATTGCTTTCTAAAGTGAGTGCAATGTTGGATAAACTTGCAAAGAAAAACATTATCCACAGAAACAAAGCATCTAATCATAAGTCGAAATTGGCTAAATTTGTAAACGCCTTAGCTTAA
- a CDS encoding peptidoglycan synthetase, with protein sequence MNKKIHFIAIGGSAMHNLALALQTQGYQITGSDDEIFEPSRSRLEKAGLLPSTMGWFPEKIDKSIESIIVGMHARKDNPELVRARELEIPVYSYAEYVYLQSVDKQRVVIAGSHGKTTITAMVMHVLKYHNRNFDYLVGAKIDGFDVMVKLSEDAPLIIIEGDEYPAAPTAPKPKFSYYKHHIGLVSGVAWDHINVYPSENDYVRQFEKFADSTPKGGALLYDSDDYMANFLCEKERADVANVPYQAHTHKVINGQTYLVTKDKQQISVMVFGEHNMKNISGAKAICEKLYISETKFYEAISSFKGAANRLELLAKNANCAVYKDFAHAPSKVKATTKAVKKLYPERKLIACLELHTFSSLNKEFLPHYKHTLNTADIAVVYFNPHTIEHKKLPPISIDEIKKGFDNPNLQVFENAEELQKFLKEQNYQNTNLLLMSSGNFANMPLQELANDFTQNNG encoded by the coding sequence ATGAATAAAAAGATACATTTTATCGCTATTGGAGGAAGTGCCATGCACAATTTGGCATTGGCTCTTCAGACACAAGGCTATCAAATTACAGGTTCTGATGATGAAATATTCGAACCTTCACGCTCTCGCCTCGAAAAAGCAGGACTGTTGCCTAGTACAATGGGCTGGTTTCCTGAAAAAATAGATAAATCTATTGAATCCATCATTGTGGGTATGCATGCCCGAAAAGATAATCCAGAGTTGGTCAGGGCTAGAGAACTCGAAATCCCTGTGTATTCATACGCAGAATATGTTTATTTGCAAAGTGTTGATAAGCAAAGAGTTGTAATAGCTGGTAGTCACGGAAAAACCACCATTACAGCTATGGTAATGCATGTTCTTAAATATCATAATCGTAACTTTGATTATTTGGTAGGGGCTAAAATAGATGGTTTTGATGTAATGGTGAAGTTAAGTGAAGATGCTCCACTAATTATTATTGAGGGAGATGAATATCCTGCTGCTCCAACAGCTCCTAAACCAAAGTTTTCCTATTACAAACACCATATAGGACTTGTAAGCGGGGTTGCTTGGGACCATATCAATGTCTATCCTTCTGAAAATGATTATGTAAGACAGTTTGAAAAATTTGCTGATTCAACTCCCAAAGGAGGAGCTTTGCTATATGATAGTGATGACTATATGGCTAATTTTTTGTGTGAAAAAGAAAGAGCAGATGTAGCGAATGTTCCTTATCAAGCTCATACTCATAAAGTAATTAATGGACAAACATATTTGGTTACCAAAGATAAGCAACAAATTTCTGTGATGGTTTTTGGAGAACATAATATGAAAAATATTAGTGGTGCAAAAGCTATTTGCGAAAAGTTATATATCAGTGAAACAAAATTTTATGAAGCAATTAGTAGTTTTAAAGGAGCTGCCAATCGGTTAGAACTTTTAGCCAAAAATGCTAATTGTGCAGTTTACAAAGATTTTGCCCACGCACCTTCCAAAGTAAAAGCCACTACAAAAGCTGTTAAAAAACTATATCCAGAAAGAAAACTGATAGCATGTTTAGAGTTACACACATTTAGTAGCCTAAACAAGGAGTTTTTACCTCATTATAAACATACGCTTAATACTGCTGATATAGCAGTGGTATATTTCAATCCACATACCATTGAACATAAAAAATTGCCACCCATCAGTATTGATGAGATAAAAAAAGGTTTTGATAATCCTAATTTGCAAGTTTTTGAAAATGCTGAAGAGTTACAAAAGTTTTTAAAAGAGCAAAATTATCAGAATACCAATCTTTTATTGATGAGTTCGGGCAATTTTGCAAATATGCCATTACAAGAGTTAGCCAATGATTTTACCCAAAATAATGGATAA